From Rhododendron vialii isolate Sample 1 chromosome 7a, ASM3025357v1:
GATTAAGAAAGTCAAAATTTCAACAGAAATCCacttctctatgagaactgcagAAACTGATCAATTACATTTTTAACTTCCAGAGCAAGATATGCCAAAGTAATTTAAAGTTATGCACATAAGATTTTTAACCCTCATGTTGAATTATAGACCAAAACGACTTCTCCTTTCTACAAGAACGATAAAAGCTGATCAGCTCACATAAACTTCCAATATAGGCGTGtgcgcacacacacaaaaagaagaagaagaaacacttggaagcaaaaaaaaaaagaagagtaaatCAGCAGCTTCTTGAATCCTTCAACATCGGCAGGTCTtgccaatctctctctctctcacagacacacacacacacacaaaccccccccccccccccccgaaaacCAACGTAAAATCAATTTCTATACTAATCTACCAGTGGCTCAATTACTGGAATAGGTCTAtttaacaaagaaaaaggaaactggGCTGGGCTGGGCCAATGTCGGCCGGAATAAGCTTTTTGCGAATGTTGGCCTGATATATGAGAAACCGTGAAACCCACACAACTGGATGGAGGGGGTGGCTGATCCCCTGCAGAATTCCGAAATAGGAGTAAATCTTAGCAATTAAGGTAACTTGTAcaccctccgtcccataatatttgtccggtccgcaaaacgaggactataaaataatgtatttctttcaagaaaaaattcaaatttttttcataagttaaaagaactcgtcaagatctagtaaattgttgaatttttttccaacttttcttacaaaaattgtattatttttacgtctccgttttgcggaccggacaaatattatgggacggagggagtatcttttaGAGATACATCATCACCCAGTGGCCCTGCCAACACAGGTTTGCCGCCCTCAATGATCAAATTATTGTGCTAGACGTCCACTGTATTGCATGAATATATAGAAGTGCGAGAAACAAAATGCTAATACTTTTCGTCATCTCTTTATACTTTAGATTCCACAACATCCATTCCCAAATTGGGTTGGCTTACTTTGATGTTAACATAGTCCCACCAGTTATTATACTAAACTAAGGATCATGATTGGTTCGTTAGAGTTTTACAAGCAGTTATTCTACTAACCTAAGGATAATGATTGGTTTGTTAGAGTTTGCATTAAGGATAAAACTAAACCAACCCAAAAATGTGAGCCAGTAAACATCGAATAAAGTTGGCCCCTCTTACCCACAAATCCTGCGTCCAACACTACCCGGAACCTTGGCATATAGGCATGAAGTCGGAATAAAAGCTAGATGCAAATGAAAAGATACCCACAAACTAATACAACACGAAAATACCCCAAAGCCAGCTACAGCACTAGGTAGATGTACTTTGTGCAAAAGGAAATATCTCAAAGCATCTCCAGCTTTAAGCAAAATTCATAGCCAAGGCCATCATTTAGCACAATCTCCCTGAATTCTATTTCCTAGCCATAGTCAAAACCATAGCCAAATTTAGCTTTGCCAGTGAAGCGAATTGATGTTGGTTGTATCACTCTCCAGGTGGGCTTAGACAAAATGGCTCAAAGCCATATTCTCTGTTTTAACAATCTCAACATGACCAAATAGGTCATTTGATATTACGGTCTTCCTAACTGCCTCGTAAACAGTGATTAAGATACAACCCAAAGCGGTTTGGCAGAGTGGCATGACACAACCACCAAAGGGCTTCCTCCCCAAGAGATCGCAAGGTCAAATATCACGGAGGTCAAACGTTCCAAACATTGGGGCCACTGGGGTTTGTCCAGGCGTTAACTTTAGGCCTCGGGAAAAGTAAGGTGTGCGTGAACTGGCCCGAACAACCAAttgtttttcgaaaaaaaaaaaaaggagttaaTTAGAAACAATTACAACACGCTAGTTAAACTGCAGGTAGTTCTAAAGAATTATAACATCAAAACTGTCGCTAATAATTAACAAAGGCACTCCGGTTCGAGTTTGCGTTCATTTGTCAAAAGTTGTTTGTGTTAGTTTGCGAGAAGTTAGTTATCAAATTTGAACAAATTACTAATTGGTTCATTGACTTCTGATGTATGCAAAATGAGCTACTTGAGATTGCTTCAAATCTCATTTGAGATCGGCTCAACTCGTTTAtaagcttgaacatattttcgataaATTTTCAAACCTTCCGAAACATACCAGTACACTCAAAAACACTTGATCACACAATTCGACACATTAAATCTCACCTTGTCACCAACATCCAGCAATGCATCGGCAGCTTCAACAACTTCAGCGTCAACAACCTCCCTCCGATTATGATTCTCCCGAAGGAACTCCGCCACCGCTCTCTCCACCTCCTCGGACACTCTCCCGTTCTccttcaaaaccctaaccaccTCGCTCACCTTCACCATCGCGTGCAACTCGATCCCTTCCTCGGCGAGCCTCTCCCTCCCCCCTATCTCCCCgtccaccaccgccaccgcgTCGACCACCTTCATCCCCGCCGccctcgccgccgccgccgcctcgATAACCTCGTCCCCGCTCGTGACGAAGTTGTCGACCACGAGGCAGGTCTGGCCGGCGGCGAAGACGCCGTCGAAGGTGTTGGCGGCGCGCGGGACGAGCATGGGGGCGTCGAGGGAGGTGGACAGGCAGGTGGCGAGGGGGAAGGAGGACTGGGGGAGGGCCGCGAGGAGGTCGAAGGAGGTGCTGGTTAGGGTTTGGGAGATTAGGGTTTGGCAGATTTGGCGGAGGAGGGAGGGGAGGGAGATGACGTGGCGGAGGTCGATGTGAACTGGGGAGGTGGTGGCGGAGGAGGTGGCGGAGGAGGTGACGGCGGAGATGTCGTGGAGTTGGAGAATCAGAGACTCCATTGTTGGTGGGGGCGGTGGTGATGACGtcattgtttctctctctttctctctctaacgcTGTCTCTGGGAAACAGAGAGCTGCGTTGTGGAGGGGGTTAATTTGGCGAGACGTGAGTGCGGGTGGAAATagatttggtttattttttgccCTAAGTTTTAGGGAGCTTCGGAATGCGAACTATATTTGGCTTAGTACACCCTCAATTATGCTAAAAACACTTCGGTATGTTTGGTTTCGATGGAATTGAATTGAGGATGGAATGGAattcgaaaaaatgatattGAAATATCATTTCCATTCCCACGTTTGATTGTGCTTAGGAATAGTCATTCTCATCCGCAATGAAACAATGTGGCAATAGTAGTTTCTGTAGtggaaatagtaattttttgagTGATAATAGTAATTTAATTGTGGTTCGAATGGAATCGGAGGAAATGAGATTGGAATATCCATTTTATCCTTAAGTTTGGTTCTACTTAGGAATAATCATTCTTATCCGCAATGAAACGATGTGGCAATAGTAGTTTTGTAgtaaaaatagtaatttttggagtgacaatagtaatttttggtgtgaCAATAGTGAATCTTGGAGTGACACtaataattttggtgtggtaaaaAAATGGAATGACAATCCCTTAGTTTTTTTAGTATAGAATGATAATTCCTTTATTAATGTGAATAGTAATTCCATTTGAAATAATCATTACATCATTTAATAGTTAACCAAATATGAGAATAAGTATTCCATAGAATGATCACTTTCATTCTAACGTTGATTCTATTGAACCAAATATAACCTTAGAGTGCTGAGTTGGTCACCATTGTACACGTTGTAAAGGAGATTTCAAGAATGGTACttcgaaaaaacaaaagattgatTATTTATTTTCCCGGATGAAGGTTGTTTGTGAGGTTAGTTATTTGTTATTTGTTATTCCTTTAGACCATCTCCAATCTCAACCCATTTTAAGACCCAAATATAAATTTCTGGCAAAAATGTCATAAACTCATCTCCTATGCATTAACCAAATTCTTCCCCATATTAGGTTTTACTCATTTTCTTTGCCTAAAGTGGAGATGGAATCCCTGAATAACTGACGATGAGATACATAGCCACAAGTTTCAACAAGCCAAGCAGTCGAGCAAGGAAGAGACAACATCCTACCTATGACTTCGTCCCtgcaaaaagggaaaatttcaaaatagcaccttatctttcacacaaatcatacacaggcacctgaccttttaaaattatcaaaaaaacacctaaccTATTTAAAAACTCTTTAATTTTTCACCCGCCGTTAACTTCCCATCCAAAACAGACggaaatgctgaaaatgtgcattttggcacgaatattggcaaaacaagattaaggctcattttggcaaaacacaatattatactcataaacaagattaaggctcgatttggctttaaaagtcaattaataacttaatttttgtttttattcaaaagaaaaaaagcacaattgttagttttgggtcaagacgaatcaataggtcacaaaaattacttaacttttcaatccaaacccaccctaaataaggaatcaagcttaatttagtaattaaataCCCCTAACTATGTAGCCAAATAAGATTACTctatattaaataaagaaaaaggcaaaaacaaaaaacatagaatAGTCATGGGTGGGTAGAAAAGTGACTGagttaagtaatttttgtgacttattgattcatcttaaCCCAAAACTTACAAATgcgttttttttaataaagaaagaaaaaaattaagttattaattgacttttaaagccaaatcgagccttaatattgtttatgagtataatattgtgttttgccaaaatgaaccttaattttattttgccaATATTTATGCCAAAATGCAAATTTTCAACATTTCCGTCTGTTTTGGATTGAAAGTTAACAGCGGGTGaaaaattgatgggtttttaaataagtcagatattttttttgatataattttaaaaagtcaGGTGcctatgtgtgatttgtgtgaaaggtcaagtgctattttgaaattttttccaacaaaaatatCAAGCTCCTAGGCAGGCTAGGctcctagctagctagctactaCCTGAAAGAATGACTTCGGTTTACAAGAAACGAGGTTTTAATCAACATCCTAACAAGCATCTCTCAATGTTATCGATCAGGATCATCAACCTAAAGAACTTCCCAAAACATTTCGGAAGCGTTCTTCAAATGACATGGGCATGGCCGAATTGCCGCGTAACTTTGGAGCTAGGCCAGGGGTAGTCTATGTAATTCAATTGCATAAATTTATCTAAATGGCGGGAATGGAACAAATCCGTAATCTCTCAAGTTaccaaaatctctctcaaatccTCTTCTTCTGCTATCCTCCTGTCTTCTTCCTCCAATGCCTTTCTAGCTTTCACTGGCTTCAAATATTTGCCAACTTGCTCATGAAAATTTGTCATGTATTCCACAAGCTCTTGGGGCAATTGATCTCTGATTAATCTTCTTGGACCCAGTCGAGAATGACCCAATTGAAGGGGTTTGAGATTGTGGCAATTGGTGAGGAGGAGGACGGTGGTGGGTGAAGCGATGACGTTTTGGAAGAGGTTGGAGAGCTCGCCTTGGTGGCATCTTGAATTGGGtttgaggaaagagagagggttGACTGGAGGAGACGACCTCTGCAAGCTTCTAAGTTTTCAGTAGTACCCCTGAAGCAATCGAAATCTCATTTCCCTCAGTAGTGATTGGGGGTCAGACAAATATTGATCCTCTTGATCATTTGGTCAACCCTTGCTGATGCCAGATAGCTTGTATAAATTTTGAAGATGATAGTGGCAATCTTGAAAACAAAATAGGTTTGGCGATTTCACGTCTACATCCCCAAGTCAGAAAAAAATCGAACTATTGGTAAGAGATACGGTTGAGTGTCGAGGAATGACGCTTTGAAGCTATCGACCGGGTACTAGTCGTATGACAGAGCTTTGGAAGCTCAATTGGCGATGAGAAGGATTTGAATGATGCTTGAAGAATGGATACAAGTTGTCCTTCGCATTGCATTGCTTGGGAGCGGCTTCTTCAAGTTGAGtagctttgttttctttttcaatcaGAAATTCTATTTAGCGAACAAGAATGCATTATTGCAAACCAATTTCTCAGTGGTTTGACCATCCCAGTTATAAAAATCAGAAGTGTAGTCCTGAATTTCGTTAGGGTAGTAGCTATAACATTCTCATGATTTCTTTGGGGTGAGATTCATGACGAGATATAAGTTGTGAGTTTCCGTACTATTTGTGCTTATAACTTCATCTTCCctaaattgattttcgcactaAATGTGTAAAACAAACTTGTTCGTTACCTCAATTGAAGTGCCTGACTTTTTTCCATGGAAAATACTGGCGAGGTACCTATCCTTAGCGAATCCATACGTACGGCCAAAAACGACACGACAATGGTAATGATAATTTAGACTTTCCGTTATTTTTATTAGGGTTTGACTCTCTTGTATAGTCAAAAGAATATGATGATTGTTACGATGTGTTTTAGTATGATTTATTTATAGGTAATCGAAATTtagtcttgttttttttttttggggaacaTGATAGAAATACATTGATAATAATAAAGTGAAAGTACAACCGTGTTGTGGCAGTCTTCTTGTCATTTTTATTAGGGTTGGACTCTCATGAATTATGGTACTATTGTTCTGTTATCACACAATAGACTACAACATTTCCCTCTTTATCGCTTAGCATGACATACATTGTTCGGTCAACTTGTAAAAGCATAAAGTTTTAAGGAAATGAACCCAACAATGTACTATATAAAGTTATTAAACAATAACAATCGCCTACCCCTGGCATACGCTCAAATGCGAAGATTCGAAGCCCTGAAAGTTCAATTTAGACATGCGAGAATGTCAAAAAGATCATGGAGTGACATACCATTGGAAGTGCAGTATTTGACTCACATAGCAGAACGTATTGCCTGTTTTCCACAATCCCCAATCCATATACTAGACAGTTGACAATCCAACAGCATATGATCTAACCTACAGAGCTAAGCTTTTATAGAATTCTCAACTGCTGAAAACTCCGGAGCGACGACCTACTGAAACAAGATACGGAAAGAGAGTTTAATACATCTGAACTGAAAGCAAAATGTTGTACCCATAACTGATCAGAGCGTTTCATAACCAACACTCCTAATCCATCTTGATGTTCTCCATCAGGCCAGGAGATATAGTTTTTAGTCCAAAGAAGTTTCAATCACTTTTCCAAGCACGCCGCACAATCCAAGAACTCCAACCTCCTGATGGCCCTCATTACCGCGAGTAGGCTGTTCTGAGTAATTGGCAATAGTGAATTGTTGGTTATATCTCAGAAACTATCAAACTTTCAACCATCAGAAAACATTTGAAGCAACCAAAATATCGAGCGCAGCCATAGAGTTAACTTCAACCATGATACGGTatattttttgatccaaaaaaaataaggaaaacatcGACCATGAATCAGAATTTGGCCATTAAATTCATCATTtctacacagagagagagattaacaTGCAAGTTTACACATATAGCATCGTTCAGACAGATGATCAACCATTGCTGAAGTTTGCATTTACTCTAAAACCCTTACTAAACACATTCACATCCAAAGCAGGAAAATTGAGGCCAAAACAACTATGCTCCCTCCACAATCCCCACAGACATAAAAGCTGccataaaatccaaaaaactgCACATGCAAATTGTTTAGAAACAAATCAGAAAGCTAAGCAGCACTATGAAATCCAACACAAATTCATTGCCTGCAAAAAGAGTTGGCCTAATCTCAGGGATAGGTCATTAGAGTCAATATCATCAAAAATTTCCCACAACTTTGGGAACCAATAAAGGCTAGCACGTTTCCATGATTTAACTATCAGGTGGAAAATGGGGACATATAAGCACTAGCGACTAGAGTTGAAGCGTATAAAATCTGATGGTTTAAGCATATTGACAACCCGATACAGATCTATCCAATAAGAGTTGGtaaccaaaacaaacccaaGCAGAAGCATCGTTACAATACTCGCCAAATTTCAACAGAGGCTGCAAAAATTATGCAGCACATATAGGTTACACTTGAGCATCGTTGCAACAAACCTTACTAATACATAAAAGAAGGAATTTACAATCAAAAGAAGATGGAGAGACATTCTCCAAGGTATAATGTTTACAAACCATATGTACACAACAAGTCGCTTCGACTAAAGTTTATTTAGTTAAGTTGCTCAGAGAGGATCCATATCAATCTCCAAGCAACAAAATTACAACTTCACTCCAATGAGAGTTTGAATCCAAGCTATAGGCAGACTCAAATCACATGATATCACACAACAACAGCAGAATATACGAACCTAATACGCGTCCAATAGCAACTTATTGTACATAAGCAACTGCATTCAAGAGCAACAAGCCGGGCACCGAATCAACCCATTTTCATTGCACTCCAAGCACCTCTTCAACTGGTCTTCATCCTCATCATAAATCTTCCTGCTTCCACTACACTCCGAGCAGGGAATGAACCTAACATCCCCACATCCCTCGCACACGTACCCAGGTGCCCGAACAGGGAGCCCCTTAAGCATCTTGGCCAACTCACCAACCTCATGGAGCTGTTTGATCACATCGGCACCTCCAATGTACTTCCCTCTGATAAAAACTTGGGGCAAATTCACATTCTTCTCACCTAAAACACCCTGCAACTCTTTCCTATACGCCGAGTCCATCGAAATGTCGCGCTCATCGACAATAACCCTAAACCCTCTGATTATCATCCTCACAGCACAGCAATCCTCAAACGTCCTCCGAATCCCTCGTAAACTAGTGAAATACACCACCACTCGGTCCTCGGTACCCTGTAACCGTATCCCCGAATTTTCACAACATGAAGAAACCTTAGAATCCGAACAACCCAATGATTTCGCCGGCTTCAACGACGGAAGTTGCGATTGCGGGGGCGGTGGTTCGGCCaagggaggtttttttttcgAAGACTCAAACACGCTGCAGAGCTGTTTCACCTTCCCTTTGATCGAGTTCCCGGACGAAACGGCCGACACGAACGACGAGATCGACGAGTTGTAGAGTTTCTTGATCGAGCCGCTGCGCTCGAGGGGACTCAGGGAGGAATTGTAAAGGTAGGACCTTTTCGCGAATTCGCTGGACGTTAGGGTAATTGATCGATTGTACATCGAAGATTTGTTATTGGGGTTTCCAGAGACTCCCGATTTCTCGTCACGATTATCAGCCATAATTGTAAATTAACCTCTTTTGGCTTTTCAGGGT
This genomic window contains:
- the LOC131334771 gene encoding uncharacterized protein At5g39865, producing MADNRDEKSGVSGNPNNKSSMYNRSITLTSSEFAKRSYLYNSSLSPLERSGSIKKLYNSSISSFVSAVSSGNSIKGKVKQLCSVFESSKKKPPLAEPPPPQSQLPSLKPAKSLGCSDSKVSSCCENSGIRLQGTEDRVVVYFTSLRGIRRTFEDCCAVRMIIRGFRVIVDERDISMDSAYRKELQGVLGEKNVNLPQVFIRGKYIGGADVIKQLHEVGELAKMLKGLPVRAPGYVCEGCGDVRFIPCSECSGSRKIYDEDEDQLKRCLECNENGLIRCPACCS